One window from the genome of bacterium encodes:
- a CDS encoding glycosyltransferase yields the protein MQDNVRRTLGLRGVLSMLVLSVRPLLHLLFMCPIDAVRVRLFVRRSNPNDKAPPQFILASILQWYDVWQRPQHFASRLSSKFEVCFLSPVPVHHIVGESRLWLERRIKQVTGSLTVFAPLLLPGENKVALIRAMNRLLWVSYLREAVIKLRMAKPVLWLNFPFNDRLVRAMPYREVIYDVMDEFVEFSIAPKGAVKRETKVLEAAAFVSTGTYSLSERMSGLHDNVEYIPCGVDFELFNAVARRSPEQPHDFPTSRGPVLGYFGSLNERIDSALIESVARRRPGWTFVLLGPFQRSYSGRRDFGNIHYLGLKAYRSLPAYLAFFDICMMPYKVTEATKKISPVKLLEYFAAGKPVITTRIPDVLRFYESLVWVADDADEFITKAEAILRMRGSGQFSAQTYIDVAKRRSWEQMSEQMLKGILEALQ from the coding sequence TTGCAGGATAATGTTAGGCGGACGCTTGGCCTGCGTGGGGTGCTTTCAATGCTCGTTCTGTCGGTCAGGCCGCTTTTGCACCTATTGTTCATGTGTCCGATCGATGCCGTGCGTGTTCGGCTCTTTGTCCGCAGGAGCAACCCGAACGATAAGGCGCCGCCTCAGTTCATATTGGCCTCAATCCTTCAATGGTACGACGTGTGGCAGCGCCCACAGCACTTCGCATCGCGCCTTTCGAGCAAGTTCGAGGTCTGTTTTCTCTCTCCCGTGCCCGTGCACCACATCGTGGGCGAGTCGCGGCTTTGGCTTGAACGTAGGATCAAGCAGGTAACCGGAAGCCTGACCGTCTTCGCCCCGCTTCTCCTGCCGGGCGAGAACAAGGTCGCGCTCATCCGGGCCATGAACCGCCTGCTCTGGGTCTCGTATCTGAGAGAGGCAGTGATCAAGCTGCGGATGGCGAAGCCCGTCTTATGGCTCAACTTTCCGTTCAACGATCGGCTCGTCCGGGCCATGCCATATCGCGAGGTGATCTACGACGTCATGGACGAGTTCGTCGAGTTCTCGATCGCTCCGAAAGGTGCGGTCAAGAGGGAGACGAAAGTGCTTGAGGCAGCGGCGTTCGTCTCAACCGGAACCTACTCGCTGTCCGAGAGAATGAGTGGGCTTCACGACAATGTGGAATACATACCTTGTGGCGTCGATTTCGAGCTGTTCAATGCTGTCGCCAGGCGCAGTCCGGAGCAGCCGCATGACTTCCCCACGTCACGGGGGCCGGTATTAGGTTACTTCGGCAGTTTGAACGAGCGCATCGACTCGGCTCTGATCGAGAGCGTGGCCAGGCGCCGGCCGGGATGGACTTTCGTCTTGCTTGGGCCATTTCAGCGCAGCTACTCGGGGCGCAGAGATTTTGGAAACATCCACTACTTGGGCCTTAAGGCGTATAGGTCTCTTCCAGCGTATCTGGCGTTCTTCGACATCTGTATGATGCCGTATAAGGTTACTGAGGCGACCAAGAAAATCAGCCCTGTGAAGCTCTTAGAGTATTTCGCAGCGGGTAAACCCGTAATAACCACGCGCATCCCGGACGTGCTTCGGTTCTACGAGAGCCTGGTTTGGGTGGCCGACGATGCTGACGAGTTCATCACGAAGGCGGAGGCCATACTTCGGATGAGAGGCAGCGGGCAGTTCAGTGCACAGACATACATAGATGTCGCCAAGAGGCGTTCGTGGGAGCAGATGTCGGAGCAGATGCTAAAAGGGATTCTTGAGGCGCTACAGTGA
- a CDS encoding glycine--tRNA ligase subunit alpha — MNFQDSIFALQRFWAKNGCVIVQPYDMQLGAGTFCPATFFSVLGPKPARIGYVQPCRRPTDGRYGENPNRLGHYFQFQVIIKPPPENIQDIYLNSLRALGLAPQNHDVRLVHDDWESPTLGAAGVGWQVWLDGQEITQFTYFQQLGGVELDPVSVEITYGMERICNSVQGARSVYDLDWGNDVKYGDIYHEREVQFSKFSFEEANVDSMRRLFDLFESECLNLLERKLEQPAYDFCIACSHFFNILDARSAISVAERVAYIARVRKMAKACATMYCQRVAGEQVRPSAGSARPV; from the coding sequence TTGAACTTCCAAGACTCAATCTTCGCGCTTCAGCGCTTCTGGGCAAAAAATGGCTGCGTAATCGTTCAGCCTTACGACATGCAGCTGGGCGCTGGCACATTCTGCCCGGCGACGTTCTTCTCGGTTCTGGGCCCGAAACCGGCGAGGATTGGTTACGTCCAGCCTTGCAGAAGGCCAACTGACGGCAGATACGGGGAAAATCCCAACCGGCTCGGCCACTACTTTCAGTTCCAGGTGATCATCAAGCCGCCGCCGGAGAACATCCAGGACATATACCTAAACAGCCTCCGGGCGCTTGGCCTTGCGCCCCAAAACCACGACGTCCGGCTCGTGCATGACGACTGGGAGTCGCCCACGCTTGGTGCGGCTGGCGTCGGGTGGCAGGTCTGGCTTGACGGGCAGGAGATCACGCAGTTCACATACTTTCAGCAGTTGGGAGGGGTAGAGCTCGACCCCGTCTCCGTCGAGATTACATACGGCATGGAGCGGATATGCAACTCGGTTCAGGGCGCAAGAAGCGTGTATGATCTTGACTGGGGCAACGATGTCAAATACGGAGACATATACCACGAGCGCGAGGTCCAGTTCTCGAAGTTCAGCTTTGAGGAGGCCAACGTCGATTCCATGAGGCGCCTCTTTGACCTGTTCGAGTCCGAATGCCTCAACCTGCTCGAGCGGAAGCTGGAACAGCCGGCTTACGATTTCTGCATTGCCTGCTCGCATTTCTTTAACATTTTGGACGCAAGGTCCGCTATCTCCGTCGCGGAGAGAGTCGCATACATCGCCCGCGTCAGGAAGATGGCCAAAGCTTGCGCCACCATGTATTGCCAGAGGGTTGCTGGAGAGCAGGTCAGACCCAGCGCCGGGTCGGCCCGACCAGTCTGA
- the kbl gene encoding glycine C-acetyltransferase, whose amino-acid sequence MFGAFRDQLRKELDEIKSAGLYKEERIITSAQYSAITVKGGKKVINFCANNYLGLCNSPEVVKHAKDGLDKYAYGLSSVRFICGTQDIHKELEATISKFLRKDDTILYSSCFDANGGLFECLLNDDCAIITDALNHASIIDGIRLCKAKRYIFKHMDMNDLEAKLKEAQGARVRMVSTDGVFSMDGDIAPLDGICDLAEKYDALVMLDDAHATGFVGKTGRGSPEYRGVLDRVDIITSTLGKALGGASGGFTAARKEIVEYLRQRSRPYLFSNSLAPTIAYTENEVFKMLSRTTKLRDILEESTIYFREKMTAAGFDIKPGDHPIVPIMLGDAKLSQDMSRDLLALGIYVIGFFYPVVAKGLARIRVQLSAAHTREQIDKAIDAFTQVGKKYGVV is encoded by the coding sequence ATGTTCGGAGCGTTTAGAGACCAGCTTCGGAAGGAGCTGGACGAGATCAAGAGTGCGGGCCTTTACAAAGAGGAGAGGATCATCACCTCGGCCCAGTATTCGGCCATCACGGTGAAGGGCGGCAAGAAGGTAATCAACTTCTGCGCCAACAACTATCTTGGGCTCTGCAACAGCCCCGAGGTGGTGAAACACGCCAAGGATGGGCTTGACAAGTATGCGTATGGGTTGTCGTCCGTAAGGTTCATCTGCGGCACACAGGACATACACAAGGAGCTCGAGGCGACGATCTCGAAGTTTCTTAGGAAGGATGACACGATCCTTTATTCGTCCTGCTTTGACGCCAACGGAGGCCTTTTTGAGTGTTTGCTGAACGACGATTGTGCGATTATCACGGACGCGCTTAACCACGCCAGCATCATCGATGGGATCAGGCTGTGCAAGGCGAAGCGCTACATTTTCAAGCACATGGATATGAACGACCTGGAGGCGAAGCTCAAAGAGGCGCAAGGCGCGAGGGTTCGGATGGTCTCTACTGATGGCGTATTCAGCATGGACGGCGACATTGCTCCACTGGACGGCATCTGCGACCTGGCTGAGAAGTATGACGCGTTGGTGATGCTGGATGATGCTCACGCCACCGGTTTCGTTGGCAAGACCGGGCGCGGGTCGCCGGAGTATCGCGGCGTCCTCGATCGCGTTGACATCATCACGAGCACCCTGGGCAAGGCGCTGGGCGGCGCAAGCGGTGGCTTTACAGCGGCCCGGAAGGAGATCGTCGAGTATCTCAGGCAACGTTCAAGGCCGTATCTGTTCTCCAATTCGCTGGCGCCTACCATTGCCTACACCGAGAACGAGGTGTTCAAGATGCTCAGCCGCACGACCAAGCTCCGCGACATACTTGAGGAGAGCACTATCTACTTCCGCGAGAAGATGACCGCGGCCGGGTTCGACATCAAGCCGGGCGATCACCCGATCGTGCCGATCATGCTCGGGGACGCGAAGCTGTCGCAGGATATGTCGCGTGACCTGCTCGCTCTCGGTATCTACGTGATTGGGTTCTTCTATCCCGTTGTGGCGAAGGGTCTGGCGAGAATACGTGTCCAGTTATCCGCCGCCCACACGAGGGAGCAGATCGACAAAGCGATAGACGCCTTCACTCAGGTCGGCAAGAAATACGGCGTAGTTTAA
- a CDS encoding DUF3887 domain-containing protein has product MMRRALVAVSLILLCITISCRDEERPIPPPADLTQLALQFVNSMAAGAFGEAVVGFTSEMKEALPAKELADTWASITSANGRLRGLAGVRAAECGRFICVFVKCEFKLAKLDAKVVFDRNKSISGLWFVRPDPTKNYEPVAQTTPKPAEEQRVDTETTKELVHLAKGFVEQMSGKDYDAAVACFDERLRAALTAKELKKTWEKMLSAHGRFIGQIKTRTEKSGEFDIVYVTVQFKKSILDVKVVFNQDRRVSGLWFE; this is encoded by the coding sequence ATGATGAGACGCGCTCTTGTTGCAGTGTCATTGATTCTGTTGTGCATAACCATCTCTTGCCGGGACGAGGAAAGGCCAATTCCGCCGCCGGCTGACCTTACGCAGCTGGCGCTGCAATTCGTTAATTCGATGGCGGCAGGTGCTTTCGGTGAAGCGGTTGTGGGTTTCACGAGCGAAATGAAGGAGGCGCTGCCGGCGAAGGAGCTTGCGGACACCTGGGCGTCGATCACCTCGGCAAACGGCCGCCTTCGCGGTCTTGCCGGCGTTCGAGCGGCGGAATGCGGGAGGTTCATCTGTGTCTTCGTCAAGTGTGAGTTTAAGCTGGCGAAGCTCGACGCCAAGGTGGTCTTCGATCGGAATAAGAGCATATCCGGACTGTGGTTCGTGAGGCCAGACCCGACCAAAAACTACGAACCGGTCGCCCAAACAACGCCTAAACCTGCCGAAGAGCAGCGGGTTGACACCGAGACCACCAAGGAGCTGGTCCACCTCGCCAAAGGCTTCGTTGAGCAGATGTCGGGCAAGGATTACGATGCCGCGGTGGCGTGCTTCGACGAGCGGCTCAGGGCTGCATTGACGGCAAAAGAGCTCAAGAAGACCTGGGAGAAGATGCTCTCGGCGCACGGCCGTTTCATCGGGCAGATCAAGACCCGCACAGAGAAGTCTGGCGAGTTCGACATAGTCTATGTAACGGTCCAGTTCAAAAAATCGATACTCGACGTCAAGGTCGTTTTCAACCAAGACCGCAGAGTCTCTGGCCTGTGGTTTGAGTAA
- a CDS encoding peptidoglycan DD-metalloendopeptidase family protein: protein MRAISLFFAGLLTFALLSPCARANGKYVWPLTKRLGLSSVFGEYRAARLHTGLDLKTAMVTGLSVRAIADGVIYRLSVRYRGFGKALYIRHPDGLVSVYGHLDEFENRRLGLENIVSAKRKESGERYPGDIFISVRVRKGQSIGYSGETGYGLPHLHFELRRGETEPINPLSIFKQKDNSAPVIKRLIIRPLGPDSLAEGRHGDLVIWLKDANGGYRSSKAPRVSGKFLVLANAFDTIDADNHCGVHKIALWLDNELVYSMCFDKLDYGSSFYRGGLVFDHKYAYFPPSSYVYNLHNRYGVADPWTITCKDRGILDLSSEPGLHTLTVKAWDDAANCSTATAQVKSARQQPRQTRPQEAFLIKEHSKQAPLVQVWDDFAEVWVPIPKAATSDVPRAVLLTANAASGQRLRLKPVERCLGWLSANIPVDGRLRGPITISISSATQGNAIAPRTLDSAVQIVPKAGGVLEMNGLRVELPADALYSDQVFKVISVPAKELPGVPIVSQLVRKVVPEGIPLDKEVFVSFECPGQMPQEDVVRCGLYEYNNKTSKWKYRGNARKGDSSVGYGVRYLSTFGLLVDRAGPKIELLEPKPGARLGRRGNRLVARITDVGSGIDYRAVVATIDGVEIDAEYDPDRKLLKGKFNLSRARGAHKLSIRASDKAGNPAKPLDVTLHGGPPLP from the coding sequence TTGAGAGCCATCTCACTCTTCTTCGCAGGGCTTCTCACATTTGCGCTTCTCTCGCCCTGCGCCAGGGCCAACGGCAAGTATGTCTGGCCGCTGACGAAACGTTTGGGGCTGAGCAGCGTATTCGGCGAGTATCGCGCGGCAAGGCTGCACACTGGCCTCGACCTGAAGACGGCCATGGTTACCGGGCTCAGCGTTCGGGCGATCGCAGATGGAGTCATCTATCGCCTTTCTGTGAGGTATCGCGGCTTTGGGAAGGCGCTTTATATTCGCCACCCCGACGGGCTGGTCTCGGTCTATGGGCACCTTGATGAGTTCGAGAACCGGCGCCTCGGCCTCGAGAACATCGTGTCCGCAAAAAGGAAGGAGAGCGGGGAGAGATACCCTGGCGACATCTTCATCTCAGTGCGGGTCAGGAAAGGGCAGTCGATCGGCTATTCCGGCGAAACTGGCTACGGGCTGCCTCATCTTCACTTCGAGCTCCGTCGCGGCGAGACCGAGCCGATTAACCCGCTTTCCATCTTCAAACAGAAGGACAATAGCGCCCCTGTCATCAAGAGGTTAATCATTCGCCCGCTCGGCCCCGATTCGCTCGCTGAAGGCCGGCACGGCGATCTCGTGATATGGCTCAAGGATGCCAATGGCGGCTATCGCAGCAGCAAGGCGCCCAGGGTGTCAGGAAAGTTCCTCGTCCTCGCCAACGCGTTCGACACAATCGACGCCGACAACCACTGCGGAGTGCATAAGATTGCACTATGGCTCGACAATGAACTTGTCTATTCGATGTGTTTCGACAAGCTGGACTACGGCTCGAGCTTCTACCGAGGTGGCCTCGTTTTTGACCACAAATACGCTTACTTCCCGCCGTCAAGCTACGTCTATAATCTGCACAACAGATATGGGGTCGCAGACCCGTGGACCATCACATGCAAGGACCGCGGAATACTCGACCTCTCTAGCGAGCCGGGGCTGCACACCCTCACTGTCAAGGCGTGGGACGACGCGGCCAACTGTTCCACGGCAACGGCACAGGTCAAGTCTGCACGTCAACAGCCTCGGCAGACCAGGCCACAGGAGGCGTTCCTGATAAAAGAGCACAGCAAACAAGCGCCGTTGGTTCAGGTTTGGGATGACTTCGCTGAGGTCTGGGTCCCCATTCCGAAGGCCGCGACCTCGGACGTTCCTCGAGCCGTTTTGTTGACGGCGAACGCTGCCTCTGGCCAGAGGCTCCGGCTGAAGCCTGTCGAGCGCTGCCTGGGATGGCTGTCAGCGAACATCCCCGTGGACGGGCGACTTCGTGGGCCAATTACCATCTCGATCAGCTCAGCCACACAGGGCAACGCAATCGCGCCGAGGACGCTCGATTCGGCCGTCCAGATCGTGCCGAAGGCCGGCGGCGTCCTGGAGATGAATGGGCTGAGGGTTGAGCTCCCTGCCGATGCGCTCTACTCAGACCAGGTCTTCAAGGTTATCTCTGTCCCGGCCAAGGAGTTGCCCGGTGTGCCCATCGTTTCGCAGCTCGTCCGAAAGGTCGTCCCAGAGGGCATCCCGCTCGACAAAGAGGTATTCGTCTCGTTTGAGTGCCCCGGGCAGATGCCTCAGGAGGACGTCGTCCGATGCGGACTCTACGAGTACAACAACAAAACCTCGAAGTGGAAATATCGAGGCAACGCTCGCAAGGGCGATAGCTCAGTCGGCTACGGCGTGCGATACCTCTCGACCTTCGGGCTGCTTGTCGATAGGGCGGGGCCCAAGATCGAGCTCTTGGAGCCGAAGCCGGGCGCTCGGCTTGGGAGAAGGGGCAACCGCCTGGTGGCGAGAATAACCGACGTTGGCTCGGGCATCGATTACAGGGCGGTCGTCGCCACGATCGATGGTGTCGAGATCGACGCTGAATACGACCCCGACCGGAAGCTGCTCAAAGGCAAGTTCAACCTGAGTCGCGCCCGCGGCGCTCACAAGCTGTCGATAAGGGCGTCCGACAAGGCCGGCAATCCCGCCAAGCCGCTCGACGTAACGCTTCACGGAGGGCCTCCGCTCCCGTAG
- the fliQ gene encoding flagellar biosynthesis protein FliQ, producing the protein MTLTFITGFAYKAIKTALLVALPLLSAGLLVGVLVSIFQAVTSIQDMSLTFIPKIIAVMVTLLFVLPWIMGTLISFTTELFTNFPVYVR; encoded by the coding sequence ATGACGCTGACTTTTATTACTGGGTTCGCTTATAAGGCGATTAAGACTGCCCTTTTGGTCGCGCTGCCTCTTCTGTCTGCGGGGCTTTTGGTAGGCGTTTTGGTCTCGATTTTTCAGGCAGTAACCTCGATACAGGATATGAGCCTGACGTTCATCCCCAAGATAATCGCGGTAATGGTCACGCTCTTGTTCGTGCTGCCCTGGATCATGGGAACTCTGATCTCATTTACGACCGAGCTGTTCACAAACTTCCCCGTTTATGTCAGGTAG
- a CDS encoding flagellar biosynthetic protein FliR produces MELLGFSLREVQIFFLVLFRTAGVIAVAPVLGGATVHRSVKIGLSILIALLLFPVVPVGSVVVPKGLIWLSIGFVGELAVGIVLGFVARAALTAVELGAEVVATQMGLTMARVFDPQSGSQISVITLFQNLLAVLIFVTINAHHWVLEGLAESFQVVRPFAVVVPRNVGLMGVNIMQGLFVAAMKIAAPGMVILLMVTILMGVIARTVPQINILIVGFPLKIGVGLLVVGVSMIYFADEVVKLLDIMHADLAAALSLFGG; encoded by the coding sequence ATGGAGCTTCTTGGTTTCAGCCTGAGGGAAGTCCAGATTTTCTTTCTGGTGCTGTTCCGAACGGCGGGCGTAATCGCTGTGGCGCCGGTCTTGGGAGGGGCGACCGTTCACCGGTCGGTGAAGATCGGGCTTTCGATACTGATTGCCCTGCTTCTGTTCCCTGTTGTTCCTGTTGGTTCGGTGGTGGTGCCGAAGGGTCTTATTTGGCTTTCGATTGGTTTCGTGGGAGAGCTTGCGGTTGGTATTGTGCTTGGCTTCGTTGCGCGAGCTGCTCTCACGGCGGTAGAGTTAGGGGCAGAGGTGGTTGCAACGCAGATGGGTTTGACGATGGCGAGGGTTTTTGATCCGCAATCCGGGTCGCAGATATCCGTGATCACGCTCTTTCAGAACCTGCTCGCGGTGCTCATCTTCGTTACTATCAATGCGCATCACTGGGTGCTTGAGGGGCTGGCGGAGAGTTTTCAGGTGGTGCGCCCGTTCGCCGTTGTTGTGCCGAGAAACGTGGGCCTGATGGGCGTCAACATCATGCAGGGGCTGTTCGTTGCTGCGATGAAGATTGCGGCGCCTGGGATGGTCATTCTCCTGATGGTTACGATTCTGATGGGGGTGATCGCAAGGACAGTGCCGCAGATCAACATCCTCATCGTTGGGTTTCCCCTGAAGATCGGAGTTGGCCTGCTCGTTGTAGGAGTCTCAATGATTTATTTCGCGGACGAGGTCGTCAAGCTCCTCGACATAATGCATGCCGATCTCGCGGCGGCGCTCTCGTTGTTTGGGGGGTAG
- the flhB gene encoding flagellar biosynthesis protein FlhB produces the protein MSTPKDEKTEEATPRRLKKAKEKGQVARSKELASALVLGGALMYFWAMGSSFLSVVLGNIKSGLLSAATPGEFTLSTMQLLSRGVVLAFAKAVLPFMFCIVVIVTLANLAQGGFILTTKPLEPKLTRLNPISGLKRVFGSIKALAETATSSLKIIIVALIGYITIKPELSRIPGVFNQSVPGIVIYFGQLAFTLLFRIFIFLMILAIFDFFYRKHEHKKSLKMTKKEVKDEFKETEGDPLIKRRIRQKQYEMARRRMISDVPKADVVITNPTRIAVALSYVGAGVPAPVLVAKGAGAIARRIISIAAEHDVPVVENKPLAQVLFNSVEIGEVIPESLYKAVAEVLAYVYRLKNRTKEALGGAQAAARAS, from the coding sequence TTGTCCACTCCAAAGGACGAAAAGACTGAGGAAGCAACTCCTAGGCGTCTGAAAAAGGCGAAGGAGAAGGGTCAGGTTGCGAGGAGCAAAGAGCTTGCCTCTGCTCTCGTTCTCGGCGGTGCGCTCATGTATTTCTGGGCGATGGGCAGCAGCTTTCTCTCAGTGGTTTTGGGGAATATCAAGTCCGGCCTTCTGTCGGCGGCAACGCCGGGCGAGTTCACGCTCTCGACCATGCAGTTGCTCTCAAGAGGTGTGGTCTTGGCATTCGCCAAAGCCGTTCTGCCCTTCATGTTCTGCATTGTTGTAATCGTGACGCTTGCGAATCTCGCTCAGGGCGGGTTCATCTTGACCACTAAGCCCCTCGAGCCAAAGCTCACGAGGCTTAACCCGATAAGCGGCCTGAAGAGGGTGTTTGGCTCCATAAAAGCGCTCGCCGAAACAGCCACGAGCTCGCTGAAAATCATCATCGTAGCGCTGATCGGCTACATAACAATCAAGCCAGAGCTCTCCAGAATCCCTGGCGTCTTTAACCAGTCCGTGCCGGGCATAGTCATCTACTTCGGCCAGCTTGCATTCACGCTTCTGTTTCGCATCTTCATATTCCTGATGATCCTCGCTATCTTCGACTTCTTCTACCGCAAGCACGAACACAAGAAAAGCCTCAAGATGACAAAGAAAGAGGTCAAGGATGAGTTCAAGGAGACCGAAGGCGACCCGCTGATCAAGAGGCGCATCAGGCAGAAGCAATACGAGATGGCGCGACGCCGAATGATTAGCGATGTGCCCAAGGCGGACGTTGTGATTACTAACCCAACGAGGATCGCGGTCGCGCTCAGCTACGTGGGGGCGGGCGTGCCGGCGCCGGTTCTGGTCGCCAAGGGTGCAGGCGCTATTGCGAGAAGGATTATATCAATTGCGGCGGAGCATGACGTCCCGGTCGTGGAGAATAAGCCTTTGGCACAGGTCCTGTTCAATAGTGTCGAGATTGGCGAGGTCATCCCTGAATCTCTTTACAAGGCTGTCGCAGAGGTGCTTGCTTACGTTTATAGGCTGAAAAACAGGACCAAAGAAGCGCTCGGCGGAGCACAGGCCGCTGCACGCGCCTCATAA
- the flhA gene encoding flagellar biosynthesis protein FlhA: MQFLESLIGRYYTTIVKRHSHLVLPLGVIIGLIVIIIPLPTPIMDLLITLNITLSITILLVSMYVENPTSFSVFPSILLLSSFFRLSLNIASTRLILTHGDTGEAAAGQVIKAFGQFVAQGGFQVGIVLFLIIIAVQFVVINHGAVRTSEVTARFTLDALPGKQMSIDADLSAGIIDEKEAKTRRQELVQESEFYGAMDGAIRFTARDALASLLITLTDIIAGLIIGVAFKGKAIGWAAQNYTILTVGDGLVSAIPALFISLAGGIISTRASAKSNLGEEITSQILYDHRPWAISSATLLGFSLVPGLPGIPFATFGLLAGALAYITYKQKSLEANRIEKRPPEAKPPERIETLMRLDPLELEVGYGLIRLVDESQGGDLLSRIKAIRRQFALELGLIVPPVRIRDNLELGPNEYKILLRGSGVGGSKVLLEHYLAMNPGNVVEEVEGMDTIEPTFGLPALWISEEQRERALLAGYTVVDPSTIIATHISEIIKTHADELLTRQDVQNMLDQVSETHPKLVEELGASNMGLGLLSKVLKGLLSERVSIRDRVSILEAVADAITMTRDPVMIVELVRMKLGRMICMQYRTPEGELLVFAVSPDVEQLISNSVQTTDQRSYLALEPTMAEQLVGKVRATIESVQSESIPVVLCSASIRRHLRYLIERFIPNVVVLSHNEIPNDLKIQSLGVISLQ, from the coding sequence TTGCAGTTCTTAGAATCGCTGATTGGCAGATACTACACCACAATCGTTAAGAGGCACAGCCACCTGGTCTTGCCGCTTGGCGTCATAATTGGGCTCATCGTTATCATTATTCCGCTGCCGACTCCAATTATGGACCTGCTGATCACGCTCAATATCACCCTTTCGATCACGATTCTGCTCGTGTCGATGTACGTCGAGAATCCAACCAGTTTCTCGGTCTTTCCGTCGATCCTTTTGCTGTCATCCTTCTTTCGCCTGTCGCTGAACATCGCCTCGACGAGGCTGATTCTCACTCACGGGGACACAGGGGAGGCTGCGGCTGGCCAGGTCATAAAGGCCTTTGGTCAGTTTGTTGCTCAGGGTGGCTTTCAGGTCGGGATAGTCCTGTTTCTTATCATAATTGCAGTCCAGTTCGTCGTGATCAACCACGGCGCGGTGAGGACCTCTGAGGTTACGGCCAGGTTCACGCTCGACGCGTTGCCCGGCAAGCAGATGAGCATCGATGCAGACCTTTCAGCCGGCATCATCGATGAGAAGGAGGCCAAGACGCGGAGGCAGGAGCTGGTGCAAGAATCGGAGTTTTACGGCGCCATGGACGGCGCCATTCGGTTCACGGCCAGGGACGCTCTGGCGTCGCTTCTGATCACCCTCACCGACATCATTGCGGGGCTGATCATCGGGGTGGCGTTCAAGGGGAAGGCGATTGGCTGGGCTGCTCAGAACTATACTATTCTGACGGTGGGCGACGGCCTGGTCAGTGCGATCCCGGCGCTGTTCATCTCGCTTGCAGGCGGCATAATATCGACTAGGGCCTCCGCCAAGTCCAATCTAGGCGAGGAGATCACGAGCCAGATTCTGTATGACCACAGACCCTGGGCTATTTCCTCTGCTACGCTTCTGGGCTTCTCTCTAGTTCCTGGCCTGCCAGGCATCCCGTTCGCCACGTTTGGCCTCTTGGCAGGAGCTCTGGCCTATATCACATACAAGCAGAAATCGCTCGAGGCAAATCGCATCGAAAAGAGGCCGCCCGAGGCAAAACCACCTGAACGCATCGAGACGCTCATGCGACTGGACCCGCTGGAGCTCGAGGTCGGATACGGGCTGATCCGCCTGGTTGACGAATCTCAGGGAGGCGATCTCTTGTCCCGGATCAAGGCCATTCGCAGGCAGTTTGCGCTGGAACTGGGCCTGATCGTGCCTCCGGTCAGGATCAGGGACAACCTGGAGCTCGGCCCGAACGAATACAAGATACTTCTGAGGGGGAGCGGGGTTGGCGGGTCGAAGGTGCTTCTCGAGCACTATCTGGCTATGAACCCGGGCAACGTGGTTGAGGAGGTTGAGGGGATGGATACCATCGAGCCGACGTTCGGACTTCCAGCGCTTTGGATATCGGAGGAGCAGCGAGAGCGTGCGCTTTTGGCGGGTTATACGGTGGTTGATCCTTCCACCATTATCGCGACGCACATCTCTGAGATAATCAAGACGCACGCGGACGAGCTTTTGACTCGCCAAGACGTTCAGAACATGCTCGATCAGGTCTCCGAGACGCATCCCAAGCTGGTCGAGGAGCTGGGCGCGAGCAACATGGGGCTAGGTCTTCTATCGAAAGTTCTCAAGGGGCTTTTGAGTGAGCGGGTCTCGATTCGCGACAGGGTCTCCATTCTTGAGGCCGTGGCCGACGCAATCACCATGACGAGAGACCCTGTCATGATCGTAGAGCTTGTGAGGATGAAGCTTGGCAGAATGATCTGCATGCAATATCGCACGCCCGAGGGTGAATTGCTCGTATTTGCCGTGTCACCGGATGTGGAGCAGCTAATAAGCAACTCCGTCCAGACGACCGACCAGAGGTCTTACCTTGCGCTCGAGCCGACTATGGCTGAGCAGCTTGTTGGGAAGGTTCGCGCGACCATCGAATCTGTCCAGAGCGAATCCATTCCTGTCGTGTTGTGTTCGGCGAGCATCAGGCGACACCTGCGGTATCTTATTGAGCGTTTCATACCTAATGTTGTAGTGTTATCCCACAACGAGATACCTAACGATCTCAAGATACAATCTCTTGGTGTTATCTCTTTGCAGTAG